The Pseudofrankia inefficax genome window below encodes:
- a CDS encoding mycofactocin-coupled SDR family oxidoreductase yields MTGRLEGKVAFITGAARGQGRAHALRMAQEGADIIAVDICRDIASNPYPMSRPEDLAETERLVKETGRRIVARQGDVRERPELRSALDDGLREFGRLDILVAQAGILPMHPEKPNPMDFVDAVDVDLLGVMNAVAVSLPHLGDWSSIIITGSTAAQMEHTVQGDPGGSGYGYAKTMLMEYTRQMATHLMAQPVRVNCIHPTNVNTGLLHNELIYKLHRPDLENPTREDVEPVFQATQGMPIPYIQPLDVANLALFLASDEARYITGQNICVDAGSLLKTPVHSGGY; encoded by the coding sequence GTGACAGGCCGGCTTGAAGGCAAGGTTGCATTCATCACGGGCGCCGCGCGAGGCCAGGGGCGGGCGCACGCCCTCCGGATGGCGCAGGAGGGCGCCGACATCATCGCGGTCGACATCTGCCGGGACATCGCGTCGAACCCGTACCCGATGTCCCGGCCCGAGGACCTCGCGGAGACCGAGCGCCTCGTGAAGGAGACGGGCCGGCGGATCGTGGCCCGCCAGGGCGACGTGCGCGAGCGGCCCGAGCTGCGGTCGGCGCTGGACGACGGCCTGCGCGAGTTCGGCCGGCTGGACATCCTGGTGGCCCAGGCCGGCATCCTGCCGATGCACCCCGAGAAGCCGAACCCGATGGACTTCGTCGACGCCGTCGACGTCGACCTCCTCGGCGTGATGAACGCCGTCGCGGTGAGCCTGCCGCACCTCGGCGACTGGTCCTCGATCATCATCACCGGCTCGACCGCGGCCCAGATGGAGCACACGGTCCAGGGCGACCCGGGTGGCTCCGGCTACGGCTACGCCAAGACGATGCTGATGGAGTACACCCGCCAGATGGCCACGCACCTCATGGCGCAGCCGGTCCGGGTCAACTGCATTCACCCGACGAACGTCAACACGGGCCTGCTCCACAACGAGCTCATCTACAAGCTGCACCGTCCGGACCTCGAGAACCCCACCCGCGAGGACGTCGAGCCGGTCTTCCAGGCGACGCAGGGCATGCCCATTCCGTACATCCAGCCGCTGGACGTCGCCAACCTCGCCCTTTTCCTCGCGTCGGACGAGGCCCGGTACATCACCGGCCAGAACATCTGCGTGGACGCCGGGTCGCTGCTCAAGACGCCGGTGCACAGCGGCGGTTACTGA
- a CDS encoding amidohydrolase family protein: MSLTVSTPAADAVIGDTDRYLIVSSDSHAGPALEKDLRPYCPPRYLADFDSYADRYRRALSTMPDPMIEDATQPALDAYAALLACDGLHDPHAFLRDMDAEGIATQVIFAGGGNKEPLPWSDGFNAGDPNTDPALRAAGGHIWNQWLADFASVGPERLLGVMQIPIWDIPAAVDEIHWGKEHGLRAINFPAPRPDYPAYNDPVYEPFWSAVEEIDLPLVCHVASGMRPTISGRGALMIFATELQFYSRRAFGQMAFGGVFDRHPRLRLGFVEQRAGWVAEHIKELDSCYVDPRRDYSDKPDRSPGEYWRENCFVGCSFMARYEAELRHDIGLNTLLWGSDYPHVEGTWRRTPQALRKTFAGLPRADVRAILGDNALRVYGLDESVLRPVADRIGPTAAELDRPLPPDEHPAHLGLAFREFGPFA, translated from the coding sequence GTGAGCCTCACCGTAAGCACGCCCGCGGCCGACGCCGTCATCGGTGACACGGATCGTTATCTGATCGTCTCCAGCGACTCGCACGCCGGCCCGGCGCTGGAGAAGGACCTCCGGCCGTATTGCCCACCGAGGTATCTCGCCGACTTCGACAGCTACGCCGACCGTTATCGCCGGGCGCTGTCGACGATGCCGGACCCGATGATCGAGGACGCGACCCAGCCGGCCCTCGACGCCTACGCGGCGCTGCTCGCCTGCGACGGCCTCCACGATCCGCACGCGTTCCTTCGTGACATGGACGCCGAGGGAATCGCCACGCAGGTCATCTTCGCCGGCGGCGGGAACAAGGAACCGCTGCCCTGGTCGGACGGTTTCAACGCGGGCGACCCGAACACCGACCCGGCGCTGCGCGCCGCGGGCGGCCACATCTGGAACCAGTGGCTGGCGGACTTCGCGTCCGTGGGCCCGGAGCGCCTCCTGGGCGTCATGCAGATCCCGATCTGGGACATCCCGGCAGCCGTCGACGAGATCCACTGGGGCAAGGAGCACGGGCTGCGGGCGATCAACTTCCCGGCGCCCAGGCCGGACTACCCCGCGTACAACGACCCGGTCTACGAGCCGTTCTGGTCGGCGGTCGAGGAGATCGACCTCCCGCTGGTCTGTCACGTCGCGAGTGGCATGCGTCCGACGATCTCCGGGCGCGGCGCCTTGATGATCTTCGCGACCGAGCTGCAGTTCTACAGCCGGCGAGCCTTCGGGCAGATGGCCTTCGGGGGCGTCTTCGACCGGCACCCCCGGCTGCGGCTCGGGTTCGTGGAGCAGCGCGCGGGCTGGGTGGCCGAGCACATCAAGGAGCTCGACTCCTGCTACGTGGACCCGCGCCGTGACTACAGCGACAAGCCGGACAGGTCGCCGGGGGAGTACTGGCGCGAGAACTGCTTCGTCGGGTGCAGCTTCATGGCCCGCTACGAGGCCGAGCTGCGCCACGACATCGGGCTGAACACCCTGCTGTGGGGCTCGGACTATCCGCACGTCGAAGGCACCTGGCGGCGCACCCCGCAGGCTCTTCGCAAGACGTTCGCGGGGCTGCCCCGGGCCGACGTCCGGGCCATCCTCGGCGACAACGCCCTGCGGGTGTACGGGCTCGATGAAAGCGTCCTGCGGCCGGTCGCGGACCGCATCGGGCCCACCGCGGCGGAACTCGACCGACCGCTGCCGCCCGACGAGCATCCCGCTCATCTGGGGCTGGCCTTCCGGGAGTTCGGGCCGTTCGCCTAG